In Opitutaceae bacterium TAV5, one genomic interval encodes:
- a CDS encoding glycosyl hydrolase family 5, giving the protein MTAGCIIRTFLGLAFIIAQALAAAPTEFPEIPGVKIAPAGDLTVAGIRTGVTLIDTQWGQAKQESLVTQTGYPRAHDKTRAWVNRGTLALKTHPDIPLRFLQRISPVAQDPQAMRLEWEVIPASPDASAPLREAAWQLFLPVKRYDGRQLRIDDTTLTLSADDTRQPFPNLRSAERTLAIPVDDNASLVITGKFGITLQDMRRWGTPAWVVRIRFLQRNNTGTQEQPTLARAALEVRLRYQPHRSTALDLRPVANRAFVDEVAGDNRGGWTDQGPEQDLRALKPGLLDTSGIAFDIIDPASNNNKAALVLGRIGQPELPRSATLTLPAAPSASGASPSDPPRNLYLLHAAAWLPIESEPVGTVAIRNTDGTTTRRDILANRDIADWWSPSTRPNAIPAWSADNTQATVALYLTRLPLDPVKTPAAITFETTGDSMWMIAAASTSPDDIPVTGTRVPLAIQAGKDWAPYHHTLEIRSGSVFDFSPHVLAGAPAGKNGPLIATPDGHFAFEHQPGRPVRFWGVNLCFSANFLENDEADRLADRLTRSGYNTVRLHHYDRDITLPGQNSWDIDPAKLDRLDYLFAALKKRGIYLNIDLYSARYFSDAELRSFGLDTTLRPNAHRRNFKALFPITPAMFESWKKFAQDLLLHKNAYTGLTWAEDPALIGICPLNEDNLVTNLTTPLAISRYEAAYAAAHPDAPDPTQNPAAWNRFLYESQISSDARIFDFLRNTLKTRALLTGANYRGYQGLSYVREHYDYVDNHTYWDHPNFPRAAWSPPYSFSQRNATRLAARVPRTTMPTRIPGKPFVITEFNYCRPNATRAEGSVLMPAYASLQDWDALYNFQYAHDRDTALHGAVENYFAIAADPVGLIGDRVGALLFLRRDIAPATRTIVYAAAPDEAFAKMTAPFPESFSRLGLVTRIGSFPGAPADLLGKTFPGELNLAALVTGSATLAGSAPRAPVRTWTADNQLAANLVNAGILPSGSISDDGRSYTSETRQIELSTLPGTLKVVTPRGEHFVAAPSARLSGDRVTIRNGDVPATLSIVAVDDAPLAATRRILVTHLTNSLPAGARFEHTDQKLLLGWGKGPHLVQRGSTELALRLSPGDWRAWAVDASGERVREVKLQHKNNQLVLIADTVTDEGTQLAYELTR; this is encoded by the coding sequence ATGACGGCCGGATGTATCATCCGGACATTTCTCGGCCTTGCCTTCATCATTGCGCAAGCTCTTGCCGCCGCCCCCACCGAATTTCCCGAAATCCCCGGCGTCAAAATCGCTCCCGCCGGCGACCTTACGGTGGCCGGCATCCGCACCGGTGTCACACTGATCGACACCCAATGGGGGCAGGCCAAACAGGAAAGCCTTGTCACTCAAACAGGGTATCCGCGTGCTCACGACAAGACCCGAGCCTGGGTCAATCGCGGCACGCTCGCGCTCAAGACCCACCCCGACATTCCGCTCCGGTTCCTGCAACGCATCAGTCCTGTCGCGCAGGACCCGCAGGCCATGCGCCTCGAATGGGAAGTTATCCCGGCCAGTCCCGACGCCAGCGCTCCTCTCCGGGAAGCCGCGTGGCAACTGTTCCTCCCCGTCAAACGCTACGACGGCCGGCAGCTCCGCATCGACGACACCACGCTGACCCTCTCCGCCGACGACACCAGACAACCTTTCCCCAACCTCCGTTCCGCCGAGCGCACGCTGGCGATTCCGGTCGACGACAACGCCTCGCTCGTCATCACCGGAAAATTTGGCATCACTCTCCAGGACATGCGCCGTTGGGGCACTCCCGCCTGGGTCGTCCGTATCCGCTTCCTCCAGCGCAACAACACCGGCACGCAAGAGCAGCCAACCCTCGCCCGCGCCGCGCTCGAAGTCCGCCTGCGCTACCAACCGCACCGCAGCACCGCCCTCGACCTGCGGCCCGTTGCCAACCGCGCCTTCGTCGACGAGGTCGCCGGTGACAATCGCGGCGGCTGGACCGATCAGGGGCCCGAACAAGATCTCCGTGCCCTCAAGCCCGGCCTTCTCGACACCTCCGGCATTGCGTTCGATATCATCGATCCGGCATCGAACAACAACAAGGCCGCCCTCGTCCTCGGTCGCATCGGCCAGCCCGAACTTCCGCGTTCCGCCACGCTCACGCTCCCCGCCGCGCCCTCTGCTTCCGGTGCCAGTCCGTCCGACCCTCCTCGCAACCTCTACCTCCTGCACGCCGCCGCCTGGCTCCCCATCGAAAGCGAGCCCGTGGGCACGGTCGCCATCCGCAATACCGACGGAACCACCACCCGGCGCGACATCCTTGCCAACCGCGACATCGCCGACTGGTGGTCTCCCTCCACCCGCCCCAACGCCATCCCGGCCTGGAGCGCCGACAACACGCAAGCCACCGTGGCGCTCTACCTCACCCGGCTCCCGCTCGATCCTGTCAAAACTCCCGCCGCCATCACCTTTGAAACCACCGGCGACTCCATGTGGATGATCGCCGCCGCCTCCACTTCTCCCGACGACATCCCCGTTACCGGCACTCGCGTCCCCTTGGCCATCCAGGCCGGCAAGGACTGGGCGCCCTACCACCACACGCTTGAAATCCGGTCCGGATCCGTATTCGATTTTTCGCCACATGTTCTGGCCGGCGCTCCGGCCGGAAAAAACGGCCCCCTCATCGCCACGCCAGACGGCCATTTTGCATTCGAACACCAGCCCGGCCGTCCCGTCCGTTTCTGGGGCGTCAATCTCTGCTTCTCCGCCAACTTCCTCGAAAACGACGAAGCCGACCGCCTCGCCGACCGTCTCACGCGTTCCGGTTACAACACCGTTCGCCTCCACCACTACGACCGCGACATCACTCTGCCCGGACAAAATTCCTGGGACATCGATCCCGCCAAACTCGACCGTCTCGACTACCTCTTTGCCGCGCTCAAAAAACGCGGCATCTATCTCAACATCGACCTCTACTCCGCCCGCTATTTCAGCGACGCCGAACTCCGCTCCTTTGGTCTCGACACCACTCTCCGCCCCAACGCACACCGCCGCAACTTCAAGGCCCTCTTTCCCATCACTCCCGCGATGTTCGAATCGTGGAAGAAATTCGCCCAAGACCTCCTTCTTCACAAAAACGCCTACACCGGCCTCACGTGGGCCGAAGATCCCGCTCTCATTGGCATCTGTCCCCTCAACGAAGACAACCTTGTCACCAACCTGACCACCCCGCTTGCCATTTCCCGCTACGAAGCCGCCTATGCCGCCGCGCACCCCGACGCCCCCGACCCCACGCAAAACCCCGCGGCATGGAACCGTTTCCTCTACGAATCGCAGATCAGCTCCGACGCGCGCATCTTCGATTTCCTGCGCAACACCCTGAAGACCCGCGCTCTCCTCACCGGCGCCAATTATCGCGGCTATCAGGGGCTGTCGTATGTACGGGAACATTACGACTACGTGGACAACCACACCTATTGGGACCACCCCAATTTTCCCCGCGCCGCTTGGTCCCCCCCCTACAGCTTCAGCCAGCGCAACGCCACCCGCCTCGCCGCCCGCGTTCCCCGCACCACCATGCCCACCCGCATCCCGGGAAAACCCTTCGTCATCACCGAATTCAATTACTGCCGCCCCAACGCCACCCGCGCCGAAGGCTCCGTCCTCATGCCCGCCTACGCATCGCTCCAGGACTGGGATGCGCTCTATAATTTCCAGTATGCCCATGACCGCGACACCGCGCTCCATGGAGCCGTCGAAAACTACTTTGCCATCGCCGCAGACCCTGTCGGGCTCATCGGCGACCGCGTCGGCGCGCTCCTCTTCCTTCGCCGGGATATAGCCCCTGCGACGCGGACCATCGTCTATGCGGCTGCTCCTGACGAAGCGTTCGCCAAAATGACGGCACCCTTTCCCGAATCCTTTTCCCGACTCGGCCTCGTCACCCGCATCGGATCCTTTCCCGGCGCTCCCGCCGACCTGCTCGGGAAAACATTTCCCGGCGAACTCAACCTCGCCGCTCTCGTCACTGGTTCGGCCACCCTTGCCGGTTCCGCTCCCCGTGCTCCCGTTCGCACCTGGACAGCCGACAACCAGCTCGCCGCCAATCTCGTCAACGCCGGCATTCTCCCCTCCGGCTCCATCAGCGACGACGGACGGAGTTACACCAGTGAGACCCGCCAGATCGAACTCAGCACCCTGCCCGGCACGCTCAAGGTCGTCACGCCTCGCGGCGAACACTTCGTCGCCGCTCCCTCTGCCCGCCTTTCCGGCGACCGTGTGACGATCCGGAATGGCGACGTTCCCGCCACTCTCTCCATCGTTGCCGTTGACGACGCTCCGCTTGCCGCCACACGCCGCATTCTCGTCACGCACCTCACCAATTCCCTTCCCGCCGGAGCCCGCTTCGAACACACCGATCAAAAACTCCTCCTCGGTTGGGGCAAAGGCCCGCACCTCGTGCAACGCGGTTCCACCGAACTCGCCCTCCGCCTGTCCCCCGGCGACTGGAGGGCATGGGCCGTCGATGCTTCCGGCGAACGTGTCAGGGAAGTAAAACTGCAACACAAAAACAACCAGCTCGTCCTGATCGCAGATACCGTCACCGACGAAGGTACTCAACTCGCCTACGAACTCACCCGTTAA
- a CDS encoding oxidoreductase — protein MTIPRTYAAVGTGGRIPMFIDPIATTWRESARLVGLCDLSATRRRHHQKRLSEKYGLPIVPDYDATDFECMLAEQKPDAVIVCTPDCTHHDYIVRALDAGCDVITEKPLTIDAAKLSAIDAALKRNPGRSVRVAFNYRWSPGATRVRQLLAEGVIGEVKHVHYEYMLNTSHGADYFRRWHSYKECSGGLLIHKATHHFDLLNWWLDAIPSDVFARGALAFYGRQNAVARGQANLTRYPRYTGHPESAGDPFRLTLDDDPDLRALYLDAEDDSGYIRDENVFRDGITIEDTMSLLVHYRTGVTVNYSLNAFCPNEGCRVSFTGDAGRLDYVAEHASHIITGDSDIKIMAGGRHEMRIRLQKHFREAEEFSVKENPGGHGGGDPLLQEQLFSAAPPSDPFRRAACHEQGAASILVGIAANRSMETGQPVAIADLFPLAPEAARLSELR, from the coding sequence ATGACAATTCCACGCACTTATGCGGCTGTCGGCACCGGCGGGCGCATTCCGATGTTCATTGATCCGATCGCCACCACCTGGCGCGAGTCTGCCCGCCTCGTCGGCCTCTGCGACCTCTCGGCCACGCGCCGCCGGCATCACCAGAAACGCCTCTCGGAAAAATACGGTCTCCCGATCGTTCCCGACTACGATGCGACCGATTTCGAATGCATGCTCGCCGAACAGAAGCCGGACGCGGTCATTGTCTGCACTCCTGACTGTACACATCATGACTACATCGTCCGCGCGCTCGACGCCGGTTGCGATGTGATCACCGAAAAGCCGCTCACCATCGATGCAGCCAAACTCTCTGCCATCGACGCCGCACTCAAACGCAACCCCGGCCGTAGCGTCCGTGTGGCGTTCAATTACCGTTGGAGTCCCGGGGCCACACGCGTTCGCCAGCTCCTCGCCGAAGGTGTTATCGGCGAGGTCAAACACGTTCACTACGAATACATGCTCAACACCAGCCACGGCGCCGATTATTTCCGTCGCTGGCACAGCTACAAGGAGTGCTCAGGCGGACTGCTGATTCACAAGGCGACCCACCACTTCGACCTGCTCAACTGGTGGCTCGACGCCATTCCCTCCGACGTCTTCGCGCGCGGCGCACTTGCCTTTTATGGCAGGCAAAACGCCGTCGCCCGCGGTCAGGCAAACCTGACCCGTTATCCCCGCTATACCGGGCATCCCGAGTCGGCGGGCGATCCATTCCGTCTCACGCTCGACGACGATCCCGACCTCCGCGCCCTCTATCTCGATGCCGAAGACGACAGCGGCTATATTCGCGACGAAAATGTATTTCGCGACGGTATTACGATCGAGGATACGATGAGCCTCCTGGTCCATTATCGTACCGGCGTCACGGTCAACTATTCGCTCAACGCCTTTTGTCCCAACGAAGGCTGCCGGGTGTCGTTCACCGGAGATGCCGGGCGGCTGGACTACGTGGCGGAACACGCATCGCACATCATCACCGGTGACAGCGACATCAAGATCATGGCCGGTGGCCGTCACGAAATGCGCATTCGGCTGCAAAAGCATTTTCGGGAGGCCGAGGAGTTTTCCGTGAAGGAAAATCCCGGCGGCCACGGCGGCGGCGATCCGCTCCTGCAGGAACAACTTTTTTCCGCCGCACCGCCCTCCGATCCTTTTCGACGCGCCGCCTGCCATGAACAAGGCGCAGCCTCCATCCTCGTCGGCATTGCCGCCAACCGGTCGATGGAAACCGGCCAGCCGGTCGCGATCGCCGATCTGTTTCCGCTGGCTCCGGAGGCGGCCCGGCTGAGCGAACTCCGGTAG
- a CDS encoding N-terminal cleavage protein has product MIPRFPQTLPHCRSAFTLIELLTVIAIIGILAAIIIPTVGKVREAARTAACQSNLRQFGVASLLYAQDHKGCLNYQTGYGKAGATFWYDRFAPYIAGSDKADVRNAQTIWLCPAVVGRDPNVADTTKKDYAMSRGTCIDRAENTTSFTASRPITDFETPSRKIYILDVNSSTTIVASELFTKGGTKIALRHNNKANILFLDGHVRTLGTPPLPRVQSTSEGEKWLYHDAPAPDF; this is encoded by the coding sequence ATGATCCCCCGTTTCCCCCAAACACTTCCGCATTGCCGGTCCGCCTTCACTCTCATCGAACTGCTGACGGTTATCGCTATCATCGGCATCCTTGCGGCGATCATCATCCCGACGGTCGGCAAGGTCCGCGAAGCAGCGCGGACCGCGGCCTGCCAGAGCAACCTCCGCCAGTTTGGCGTCGCCTCGCTCCTCTACGCGCAGGACCACAAGGGCTGCCTCAATTATCAGACCGGTTATGGAAAGGCGGGCGCCACATTCTGGTATGACCGGTTTGCACCTTACATCGCCGGGAGCGACAAGGCAGACGTCCGCAATGCGCAAACTATCTGGCTCTGTCCCGCTGTTGTGGGTCGTGATCCCAACGTTGCCGACACTACAAAAAAAGACTATGCCATGTCTCGCGGCACATGTATCGACCGGGCTGAAAACACGACATCATTTACCGCATCCCGTCCGATCACCGATTTCGAGACGCCCAGTCGCAAAATCTACATTCTTGATGTCAACTCCTCTACGACCATCGTTGCCAGCGAGTTGTTCACCAAAGGCGGAACCAAAATTGCTCTCCGTCACAACAACAAGGCAAACATCCTTTTCCTGGACGGCCACGTTCGTACCTTGGGCACTCCGCCCCTTCCACGTGTTCAATCCACTTCCGAAGGTGAGAAATGGCTCTACCACGACGCTCCTGCCCCGGACTTTTAG
- a CDS encoding N-terminal cleavage protein yields the protein MQRLTPSGRSPRRIARTAAFTLIELLAVIAIIGILAALVLGGLGKVRQLARSANCQSNLRQIGVALLLYAEENNGNLPGQKNAGHVALATRSPACISFGGGWNTLARHLAPCMAVPLPEDNTPVVVRSFICPAFAVECPELVSNTNAAIYKLTANDVDGADSRPFGNTSKAIPSLKLQRIANPARTYVMRDADERRDSGLKPTAPNPVHGDKRNYLFFDGHVKALGTDVKDADL from the coding sequence GTGCAACGCCTGACGCCATCCGGCAGATCTCCCCGAAGGATCGCGCGTACGGCTGCTTTCACGCTCATCGAACTGCTGGCTGTCATTGCCATCATCGGGATCCTTGCCGCTCTTGTCCTGGGGGGGCTTGGCAAGGTGCGGCAACTGGCCCGCTCGGCCAACTGCCAGTCCAATCTGCGCCAGATCGGTGTGGCCCTGCTCCTCTACGCGGAGGAAAATAACGGCAATCTGCCCGGGCAGAAAAACGCGGGCCATGTTGCCCTCGCGACGCGTTCGCCTGCCTGTATTTCGTTTGGCGGTGGCTGGAACACCCTGGCCCGGCATCTTGCTCCCTGCATGGCGGTGCCCCTCCCGGAGGACAACACTCCTGTCGTGGTGCGGTCGTTTATTTGTCCCGCTTTCGCTGTCGAATGCCCTGAACTCGTCAGCAACACCAACGCAGCCATTTACAAACTTACGGCCAACGATGTCGATGGCGCGGACAGCCGCCCGTTCGGAAACACCAGCAAGGCGATACCTTCCCTGAAACTTCAGCGAATCGCCAACCCCGCGCGTACCTACGTGATGCGCGATGCCGACGAGCGCAGGGATTCCGGCCTGAAACCCACTGCTCCGAATCCTGTGCATGGCGACAAACGCAACTACCTTTTCTTCGATGGTCACGTCAAAGCCCTCGGAACAGACGTCAAGGACGCCGATCTTTGA
- a CDS encoding anchor protein, with translation MKLTHGIPFFRLCVVAGAFVAAAAVQGATLVSYEFGTTNKLNPTFSDPDAITGPVTINSYANATASSYYGLASNSANLFTRLANRAQAAGDPETPFAEGSTLADAISNGGFYSFTIEAEEGRLLDLTSLTVQLGTERLSGASAFTAHAWLCDENGNPLGSTTKNAASATLSWNDFNVDLSTLAPAASFTFRIYVAGEPEGDAEYNQVIRLRNVTLTGSVIAVPEPGAWALIAGALLLSFAFWRARSSRGSH, from the coding sequence ATGAAACTCACACACGGAATCCCTTTTTTCAGATTGTGCGTTGTTGCTGGCGCCTTTGTCGCCGCTGCGGCCGTGCAGGGCGCGACGCTTGTCAGTTATGAATTCGGGACCACCAACAAGCTGAACCCGACGTTCTCCGATCCCGATGCGATCACAGGACCGGTCACGATCAACAGCTATGCCAATGCGACCGCTTCCAGCTACTACGGGCTCGCCTCCAACTCCGCCAACCTGTTCACCCGTCTGGCCAACAGGGCGCAAGCCGCCGGCGACCCGGAAACTCCTTTTGCCGAAGGCAGCACGCTGGCGGACGCCATAAGCAACGGGGGATTTTATTCCTTCACGATCGAAGCGGAGGAGGGCCGCTTGCTCGATCTGACTTCGCTGACCGTCCAACTCGGTACGGAACGACTCAGCGGTGCCTCCGCGTTCACCGCCCATGCTTGGCTGTGCGACGAAAACGGCAATCCGCTCGGTTCGACGACGAAGAATGCCGCATCTGCAACTTTATCATGGAATGACTTTAACGTCGATCTGTCGACACTCGCTCCCGCCGCCTCCTTTACTTTTCGCATCTATGTCGCGGGCGAGCCGGAGGGCGACGCTGAATACAATCAGGTGATCCGGCTCCGCAACGTCACGCTGACCGGTTCCGTCATTGCCGTTCCCGAACCCGGCGCATGGGCGCTGATTGCCGGGGCGCTCCTGCTTTCGTTTGCGTTCTGGCGGGCTCGCTCCAGTCGTGGTTCGCACTGA
- a CDS encoding LacI family transcriptional regulator, producing the protein MTGLKPIAERAGVSRMTVSRALRNSPLVNAATAERVRLIARQMNYAPDAQLAQTMAGIRRSKQKELIPLAWLHANLRKNAFQAYPWLTPYIDGAREQAHELGYRLDEFWLREPGMSGPRMSTILASRGIRGVVVCPSVAPSVSHIRMDWRQFSAVSFDNAVLAPRLHRVGPDHYYNMLLTLKMLRRLGYRRIGLYLHWQEERRSHHKYMAAFRYFQWELPAAERLPPLVFRPAEKRKFDKVAFETWLEQTRPEVVVGHHAKLPEWLGAAGLRVPEDIGVVHLSLDGDCEDWAGIWQHKRRIGAQAVSQVVSSLHTGKIGLPDLACETLVPGEWRFGKTLRRPALETA; encoded by the coding sequence ATGACAGGGCTGAAACCGATCGCCGAAAGAGCCGGAGTGTCACGGATGACCGTGTCGCGAGCGTTGCGAAATTCACCGCTGGTCAATGCAGCCACGGCAGAGCGCGTGCGGCTCATCGCCCGCCAGATGAATTACGCTCCCGACGCACAGCTCGCGCAGACGATGGCTGGCATCCGTCGCAGCAAACAAAAGGAACTGATCCCCCTGGCCTGGTTGCATGCCAACCTGAGGAAGAATGCATTCCAGGCTTACCCCTGGTTGACGCCCTATATCGATGGCGCTCGCGAGCAGGCGCACGAACTGGGTTATCGTCTGGACGAGTTCTGGCTCAGGGAGCCCGGTATGTCGGGGCCGCGTATGTCCACAATCCTGGCCAGCAGGGGCATTCGCGGTGTAGTGGTGTGTCCGAGCGTGGCGCCAAGCGTTTCACACATCCGCATGGACTGGCGGCAATTTTCGGCCGTCTCGTTCGACAACGCAGTCCTTGCGCCCCGCCTCCATCGGGTCGGACCGGATCATTATTACAACATGCTGCTCACCCTCAAAATGCTGCGGCGTCTCGGCTACCGGCGCATCGGATTGTATTTGCACTGGCAGGAGGAGCGCCGGTCGCATCACAAATACATGGCAGCCTTCCGGTATTTCCAGTGGGAACTTCCGGCCGCCGAACGCCTGCCGCCGCTTGTTTTCAGACCGGCCGAAAAGAGAAAGTTCGACAAGGTGGCATTTGAAACGTGGCTCGAGCAGACGCGGCCGGAGGTGGTCGTGGGACACCACGCAAAATTGCCCGAATGGCTGGGCGCGGCCGGGCTGCGCGTGCCGGAGGATATCGGTGTGGTGCATCTGTCGCTCGACGGGGATTGCGAGGACTGGGCGGGCATCTGGCAGCACAAACGGCGCATCGGAGCCCAGGCGGTATCGCAGGTGGTGTCTTCTCTCCATACCGGCAAGATCGGGCTGCCGGACCTCGCCTGCGAAACGCTGGTGCCGGGCGAGTGGCGTTTCGGGAAAACACTCCGCCGGCCGGCGCTGGAGACAGCGTGA
- a CDS encoding LacI family transcriptional regulator: MDKQPSLTDVARRAGVSRMTVSCALRGVGRIGAATVARVRAAARELGYSPDARLAEVMTRVRETRRKEPVPIAWINGFENPNAYRDYSWTAPFIEGARERCQELGYKLDEFWLREPGMTERRMSSIIASRGIRGVIVGQTRPSVMRLRFDWRHFASVSLEGSILAPQLHRVMPDYHYNLLLTLKMLRRLGYRRIGLCVHRIIERRSHHAYLAALRFFQSGVPRGERVEPFVFEPFDQRGLERWLKRTRPDAVVGHHAKLPEWLSAAGLRVPEDIGVAHLSLDGDCEDWAGIWQHKRRIGAQAVSQVVSLIHTGETGLPELAYETLVPGEWRFGKTLQQRK; this comes from the coding sequence ATGGACAAGCAACCGAGTCTCACGGACGTGGCGCGGCGCGCGGGGGTCTCCCGGATGACGGTTTCGTGCGCCCTGCGCGGCGTCGGCCGGATCGGGGCGGCCACGGTGGCCCGGGTGCGCGCTGCGGCCCGGGAACTCGGCTACTCGCCGGACGCCCGGCTGGCGGAAGTCATGACACGGGTGCGCGAGACGCGGCGCAAGGAACCGGTGCCCATCGCCTGGATCAACGGATTCGAAAACCCGAACGCCTATCGCGATTACTCGTGGACCGCCCCGTTTATCGAAGGCGCGCGCGAACGGTGTCAGGAACTCGGATACAAACTGGACGAATTCTGGCTGCGCGAACCGGGCATGACCGAGCGGCGCATGTCGTCGATCATCGCCAGCCGCGGCATTCGCGGAGTGATCGTCGGCCAGACGCGGCCGAGTGTGATGCGGCTGCGTTTCGACTGGCGGCATTTCGCCAGCGTCTCGCTGGAGGGCTCCATCCTCGCGCCGCAACTGCACCGGGTGATGCCCGACTACCACTACAACCTGTTACTCACCCTGAAAATGCTGCGGCGGCTCGGCTATCGGCGCATCGGCCTGTGCGTGCACCGGATCATCGAGCGGCGTTCGCATCACGCGTATCTGGCGGCGTTGCGTTTTTTCCAGTCGGGCGTGCCGCGGGGCGAACGCGTGGAGCCTTTTGTCTTCGAACCGTTCGACCAGAGAGGACTGGAACGCTGGCTGAAACGCACGCGGCCGGATGCCGTCGTGGGGCATCACGCAAAATTGCCCGAATGGCTGAGCGCCGCCGGATTGCGCGTGCCGGAGGACATCGGCGTGGCGCATCTGTCGCTCGACGGCGATTGCGAGGACTGGGCGGGCATCTGGCAGCACAAACGGCGCATCGGCGCGCAGGCCGTTTCGCAAGTGGTGTCGCTCATCCACACCGGCGAAACCGGTCTGCCGGAACTGGCCTACGAAACCCTCGTGCCCGGCGAGTGGCGTTTCGGGAAAACCCTGCAACAGCGGAAATGA